A region from the Vibrio sp. SS-MA-C1-2 genome encodes:
- the narL gene encoding two-component system response regulator NarL, protein MNDTDQKASILLIDDHPMLCQGLKHLISMSPNMEVIAMAHSGSEGIELAKEHDPDLILLDLNMPVMNGLDTLIALRNEHVSSRIVMFTVSNYKGDLITLIKSGADGYLLKDMEPEQLLESIDKACNGEMVLSNELAPMLLEGLREKSSSQQNIADLTRRELQTAKLIAKGMTNKMIAKKLEISEGTVKVYVKSILKKLSLRSRVELAIWILEEN, encoded by the coding sequence ATGTCAAGGCTTAAAACACCTTATTAGCATGAGCCCGAATATGGAAGTTATTGCGATGGCTCACAGTGGAAGTGAAGGTATAGAGTTAGCAAAAGAACACGATCCAGACCTTATTTTATTAGATTTAAATATGCCTGTTATGAATGGTCTTGATACTTTGATCGCTCTTCGTAATGAACATGTTTCAAGTCGCATCGTTATGTTTACTGTATCCAATTATAAAGGTGATTTGATCACATTAATTAAATCGGGTGCAGATGGCTACCTTCTTAAAGATATGGAACCTGAACAATTACTAGAATCCATTGATAAAGCCTGTAACGGAGAGATGGTTCTAAGCAATGAGTTAGCACCAATGTTACTAGAAGGTTTACGAGAAAAGAGCAGTAGCCAGCAAAATATTGCTGATCTAACTCGTCGTGAACTGCAAACCGCTAAGCTTATTGCTAAAGGCATGACGAATAAGATGATCGCTAAGAAGCTAGAGATCTCGGAAGGAACGGTAAAAGTTTACGTTAAATCTATTTTAAAGAAATTAAGTCTTCGTTCTCGTGTAGAGCTAGCGATCTGGATTTTAGAAGAGAATTAA
- the torD gene encoding molecular chaperone TorD: MNDELNLVRSQVYQLLSSFFAKEISTQQRLDLTTTEMMAFWSQLSLDPQFSHDIKIITKTLEQANSERDLLELAADYCGLFLVGTKHSASPYAGLYQTTITAEQEPTLFGPQHQQMVTFLNQSELSVQSEFREPADHVAVILAYLSHLCTKDPLDEQKLFITTTLTPWLNSFVNKVVEVDKGQDGVFYSAVARLTLSWLESDLEWLDLELNS; the protein is encoded by the coding sequence ATGAACGATGAGTTAAATTTAGTGAGAAGTCAGGTATACCAATTGCTTTCATCTTTTTTTGCTAAGGAGATTTCGACGCAACAGCGTTTAGATCTTACAACAACTGAGATGATGGCATTTTGGTCACAGCTATCTCTTGATCCACAGTTTAGTCATGACATAAAAATCATCACGAAAACATTGGAACAAGCAAATAGTGAACGAGATCTGTTAGAACTTGCTGCAGACTATTGTGGCCTGTTTTTAGTGGGGACTAAACATAGTGCTTCACCCTATGCTGGCCTTTATCAGACAACCATAACTGCTGAACAAGAGCCAACTCTTTTTGGCCCTCAACATCAACAAATGGTGACTTTTTTAAATCAAAGTGAATTGTCTGTGCAGTCAGAATTTCGTGAACCAGCAGATCATGTTGCAGTTATACTGGCTTATTTATCTCATCTATGTACCAAAGATCCACTTGATGAGCAGAAGTTATTTATCACTACGACGTTAACACCTTGGTTAAATAGTTTTGTTAATAAGGTTGTTGAAGTCGATAAAGGACAAGATGGGGTGTTTTATTCTGCTGTTGCTCGATTGACACTTTCTTGGTTAGAATCTGATTTAGAGTGGTTAGATCTTGAATTGAATTCTTGA
- the torA gene encoding trimethylamine-N-oxide reductase TorA, with the protein MNRRQFLKGLLSTSCVAAGSSTVLAPMKALAAAPKEKWLTTGSHFGAYQMQRNNGVIADVRPLTTDAFTDHYPTDMMNGLIGQVYNPSRVRYPMVRLDFLLNGHKSDTTQRGDFRFVRVTWDKALNLFKNSLDEIQTNYGPSALHAGQTGWRATGQFHSSTNHMQRAVSMHGNFVKKSGDYSTGAGQVILPYVLGSTEVYSQGTSWSVILEQTKTLVLWANDPVKNLQVGWNAETHESFAYLAELKKKIANKEIRVISIDPVVTKTQAYLGCEHIYVNPQTDVALMLGIAHEMISNNLHDKKFIDGYSLGYDRFEPYVLGKDDGVEKSAEWASKITGVPVDVIRELAKSMTADRTQMMFGWCIQRQQHGEQPYWMGAVLATMIGQIGLPGGGVSYGHHYSGIGVPSSGASTFGAFPGGIDKGQKPLFPSNDFKGASSVIPVARFVDAILNPGETIDAYGSKFTFPDIKMMVFSGNNPWSHHQDRNKMKEAFRKLECVVTVDVNWTATCRFSDIVLPACTTYERNDVDVYGSYSNRGVIAMHKMVEPLFDSLSDFDIFTRFAAVLGKQSEYTRNMNEIEWLELLYNDCKNANKGKFPMPDFATFWKEGYVDFGAGKPWVRHAEFRDDPEINPLGTPSGLIEIYSRKIATYKYDDCQGHPMWMEKSERSHGGPGSDKHPFWLQSCHPNKRLHSQMCESEEFRYSYAVKGREPVYMNPQDAKRKGIKNGDLVRVFNGRGQLLAGAVVSEHYSKGVLRIEEGAWFGPVGKNGSVKGGNEIGALCSYGDPNTLTQDIGTSKLAQACAAYSCVVDVEKFTGKVPAVSSFGGPIEIKL; encoded by the coding sequence ATGAATAGACGACAATTTTTAAAAGGGCTGCTTTCTACATCTTGTGTTGCAGCTGGTAGTTCAACGGTTTTAGCGCCAATGAAAGCTTTAGCTGCGGCTCCTAAAGAGAAGTGGCTAACAACAGGTTCGCATTTTGGTGCTTATCAAATGCAACGAAACAATGGTGTGATTGCAGATGTGCGCCCGTTAACGACGGATGCATTCACTGATCACTATCCAACCGATATGATGAATGGTTTAATTGGGCAGGTCTATAACCCATCACGTGTCCGTTATCCGATGGTTCGTTTAGATTTCTTATTAAATGGACATAAGAGCGATACCACGCAACGTGGTGATTTCCGCTTTGTTCGTGTCACTTGGGATAAAGCACTTAATTTGTTTAAAAACTCGTTAGATGAAATTCAAACAAATTATGGCCCATCAGCTCTGCATGCAGGTCAAACAGGCTGGCGTGCAACAGGTCAATTCCATTCAAGCACTAACCATATGCAGCGTGCGGTAAGTATGCATGGTAACTTCGTTAAGAAATCTGGCGATTACTCGACAGGAGCAGGGCAGGTTATTCTTCCTTATGTACTTGGTTCTACAGAAGTCTACTCTCAAGGTACTTCTTGGTCTGTGATTTTAGAGCAGACTAAGACCTTGGTACTTTGGGCTAATGATCCAGTTAAGAATCTACAAGTGGGTTGGAATGCAGAGACCCATGAGTCATTTGCTTATTTAGCTGAATTGAAAAAGAAAATTGCGAATAAAGAGATCCGCGTTATCAGCATTGATCCTGTTGTGACAAAGACTCAAGCTTATTTAGGTTGTGAGCATATCTATGTTAATCCACAAACTGATGTGGCATTAATGCTGGGTATTGCTCATGAGATGATCAGTAATAACTTACATGATAAGAAATTTATTGATGGCTATAGTTTAGGCTACGATCGTTTTGAACCGTATGTATTAGGTAAAGATGACGGTGTCGAGAAGAGTGCTGAGTGGGCTTCGAAGATTACAGGCGTACCTGTTGATGTGATTCGAGAACTGGCTAAGAGCATGACGGCCGATCGCACGCAAATGATGTTTGGTTGGTGTATTCAACGTCAGCAACACGGCGAGCAACCTTATTGGATGGGCGCGGTATTAGCGACAATGATCGGACAGATTGGTCTTCCGGGTGGTGGTGTGAGTTATGGTCACCACTATTCTGGTATTGGCGTTCCATCATCTGGTGCTTCAACTTTTGGTGCATTTCCTGGTGGTATTGATAAGGGGCAGAAACCTCTGTTCCCTAGCAATGACTTTAAAGGTGCAAGCTCGGTAATTCCTGTAGCTCGTTTTGTTGATGCTATTTTAAACCCAGGTGAAACGATTGATGCTTATGGCTCTAAGTTTACTTTCCCTGATATTAAGATGATGGTCTTTTCAGGTAATAACCCTTGGAGTCATCATCAAGATCGTAACAAAATGAAAGAAGCGTTCCGTAAACTAGAGTGTGTGGTTACTGTTGATGTCAACTGGACGGCAACCTGCCGTTTCTCCGATATTGTTCTACCTGCATGTACCACTTACGAGCGTAATGACGTTGATGTATATGGTAGTTATTCGAACCGTGGTGTCATTGCGATGCATAAGATGGTTGAACCGCTGTTTGATAGCTTAAGTGACTTTGATATCTTCACACGTTTTGCAGCCGTCTTAGGTAAGCAAAGTGAATATACTCGAAATATGAACGAGATAGAGTGGTTAGAGCTACTGTATAACGATTGTAAAAATGCCAACAAGGGTAAATTCCCTATGCCAGACTTTGCAACGTTCTGGAAAGAAGGTTATGTTGATTTTGGCGCTGGTAAACCGTGGGTTCGTCATGCTGAATTCCGTGATGATCCAGAGATTAATCCTTTAGGCACGCCGTCTGGTTTGATTGAGATTTATAGTCGTAAAATTGCGACCTATAAATATGATGATTGTCAGGGACACCCAATGTGGATGGAGAAATCTGAACGTAGTCATGGTGGACCAGGCTCAGATAAACATCCGTTCTGGTTACAATCTTGCCATCCAAATAAGCGTTTGCACTCTCAGATGTGTGAATCAGAAGAGTTCCGTTATTCCTATGCAGTGAAGGGGCGTGAGCCTGTTTATATGAACCCTCAAGATGCTAAGCGTAAAGGGATCAAAAATGGTGATCTGGTTCGAGTTTTCAACGGGCGTGGTCAACTATTAGCGGGTGCTGTTGTATCTGAGCACTACTCGAAAGGCGTGTTACGCATTGAAGAGGGGGCTTGGTTTGGTCCTGTAGGTAAAAATGGCAGCGTTAAAGGCGGTAATGAAATTGGCGCTCTTTGTAGTTATGGCGATCCAAATACCTTAACTCAAGATATCGGTACCTCTAAACTTGCACAAGCTTGTGCAGCTTATTCATGTGTTGTTGACGTTGAGAAATTTACCGGTAAAGTTCCTGCTGTGAGCTCTTTTGGTGGACCAATAGAAATTAAATTATGA
- a CDS encoding NapC/NirT family cytochrome c encodes MKWLIDLWRTFTRPAKYLSVGTIAVTSFALGIFFWGGLNATIEHTSSDEFCVSCHSMEENAKELQHTIHGMNRTGVTAQCADCHIPHELGPKLGRKFAALNDIWGEMTGVIDTDEKFEAKRLEMAQKEWKRFAADGSQSCKNCHAYDKMNWEQMSDLAQQRMIPAAAKDQSCMDCHKGIAHELPDMDNSNSPELISAVGSGESSLQKGQEYYSILSKPLYTAATGDTNAGKLNIATKVKVLEIEGDRVLVGIDGWRKRIGAGRVIYFDFGVNILSAQLTKEEALADGVIQTFDEKEDPLTGLTWQKVEAKVWTDNQYLTPSADGIWDYASGVYESSCSVCHAQPDVKHYDANTWPSIFQGMVSFTSMDKETQALIQKYLQEHSSTFGKHE; translated from the coding sequence ATGAAATGGTTAATTGATTTATGGCGAACGTTTACTCGTCCTGCTAAATATCTCTCTGTTGGTACTATTGCAGTAACTTCATTTGCTCTAGGTATATTTTTTTGGGGCGGATTAAATGCCACCATTGAACATACAAGTTCAGATGAATTTTGTGTTAGTTGTCATAGCATGGAAGAGAATGCAAAAGAACTACAACACACAATTCACGGCATGAATCGCACAGGTGTGACTGCTCAGTGTGCAGATTGTCATATCCCTCACGAATTAGGACCTAAATTAGGACGCAAGTTTGCGGCCTTGAATGATATTTGGGGTGAAATGACTGGGGTTATTGATACTGACGAAAAATTTGAAGCTAAACGGTTAGAGATGGCACAAAAAGAGTGGAAACGTTTTGCTGCTGATGGTTCTCAATCTTGTAAAAATTGCCATGCTTATGACAAGATGAATTGGGAGCAGATGTCCGATTTAGCGCAGCAACGCATGATCCCAGCCGCCGCTAAAGATCAAAGCTGTATGGATTGTCATAAAGGTATTGCTCATGAACTACCTGATATGGATAACTCAAACTCACCAGAGTTAATTAGTGCGGTAGGTTCTGGTGAAAGCTCATTACAGAAAGGGCAAGAGTACTACTCGATTCTTTCTAAGCCTCTTTATACTGCTGCAACGGGTGATACCAATGCAGGTAAGTTAAATATTGCGACCAAAGTGAAAGTGTTAGAAATTGAAGGTGACCGCGTTTTAGTTGGTATCGATGGTTGGCGTAAGCGTATTGGTGCAGGTCGTGTGATTTATTTCGATTTTGGTGTCAATATTCTCTCTGCTCAGTTAACGAAAGAAGAAGCATTAGCCGATGGTGTTATTCAAACGTTTGATGAAAAAGAAGATCCATTGACTGGTCTTACTTGGCAGAAGGTTGAAGCCAAAGTTTGGACTGATAATCAGTACTTAACGCCAAGTGCGGATGGAATTTGGGATTATGCGTCAGGTGTTTATGAATCAAGCTGTAGTGTTTGTCACGCCCAACCAGATGTGAAGCATTATGATGCCAATACGTGGCCAAGTATTTTCCAAGGCATGGTTTCATTTACCTCTATGGATAAAGAGACGCAAGCTTTAATTCAGAAATACTTACAAGAACATTCATCGACTTTCGGCAAACACGAGTAA
- a CDS encoding amino acid permease, which produces MNQTDQKSPKSSPHILGGAMIIAGTAIGGGMLSLPIISAGMWFGWSILILIFCCFCAYSSAMYLAEANMNYKTGVNYATMAKDTLGKLGSVGSFISVGFVSYILCYAYVSGGSSVLSSTFNSAFNIQLPTWQYSVIFGAVLGLIVMLGSRTVDRVSTIMIVAMVISFVWSIVELSSNIKVNYLFPATPMSDFLPYIWVGIPVLAISFGFHSTVPSIVKHYNKDIKKSQRAILYGSLLTLTIYIIWQLAILGSVDRGDFNALVSQGGNVNTLIQSVSGSTASSLVDGLLSFFAKFALASSFLGVALGLLDFIKDLFNLNETKAQHWAAGAITFIPVIVLGAAIPNGFIVAIGYASLLASIFVFILPCSIALVCRQRGKSKTYRLAGGQARLYFVLLFGVLVFICEALALLGLLPTFL; this is translated from the coding sequence ATGAACCAAACTGATCAAAAGAGCCCTAAGTCTTCACCTCATATCCTTGGGGGTGCAATGATAATTGCCGGCACAGCTATAGGCGGCGGTATGCTTTCTTTACCTATTATTAGTGCTGGAATGTGGTTTGGTTGGTCGATATTAATTCTCATTTTCTGCTGCTTTTGTGCTTATAGTTCAGCAATGTATCTAGCAGAAGCCAATATGAATTACAAAACTGGTGTTAATTACGCCACCATGGCAAAAGATACCTTAGGAAAACTAGGTAGCGTTGGTTCATTTATCTCAGTTGGATTTGTGAGTTATATTCTTTGTTACGCTTATGTTTCTGGTGGCTCATCTGTTCTCTCTAGTACCTTTAACTCAGCCTTCAACATTCAATTACCAACTTGGCAGTACAGTGTAATTTTTGGTGCTGTTTTAGGTTTAATTGTCATGTTGGGCTCCCGTACAGTTGATCGTGTCAGTACTATCATGATAGTGGCAATGGTGATCTCTTTTGTTTGGTCCATTGTAGAGTTATCATCAAATATCAAAGTCAATTATCTATTTCCAGCGACTCCAATGAGTGACTTTTTACCCTATATTTGGGTCGGAATTCCTGTTTTAGCCATCAGCTTTGGTTTTCACAGTACCGTGCCAAGTATTGTTAAACACTATAATAAAGACATTAAAAAATCACAGCGCGCGATACTCTATGGCAGCCTACTGACGTTAACCATTTATATTATCTGGCAGTTAGCGATCCTTGGTAGTGTAGATAGGGGTGATTTTAATGCCCTAGTTTCACAAGGTGGTAATGTTAATACGCTGATTCAATCCGTGAGTGGCTCAACGGCAAGCTCATTGGTTGATGGACTATTAAGTTTCTTCGCTAAATTTGCCTTAGCAAGCTCATTTCTAGGTGTCGCTTTAGGTTTATTGGATTTTATTAAAGATTTATTTAATTTAAATGAAACTAAAGCACAACATTGGGCAGCGGGAGCCATTACGTTTATCCCTGTCATTGTTCTTGGTGCAGCGATTCCAAATGGCTTCATTGTTGCAATTGGTTATGCTTCTTTATTAGCAAGTATTTTTGTCTTTATCTTGCCGTGTAGCATTGCTTTAGTCTGTCGCCAACGTGGGAAGAGCAAAACTTATCGGTTAGCCGGTGGACAAGCAAGACTCTACTTTGTTCTATTATTTGGAGTATTGGTCTTTATCTGTGAAGCATTGGCGCTTTTAGGTTTATTACCAACATTTTTATAA
- a CDS encoding YeiH family protein, whose translation MSLNISLLFQKKSLPFTVLAFLALTPFFNSPIALISGFILSLLGLIPKEINIQAWTKKLLSYSIIGLGFGINLDQAISVTSHGLGLIVSTIAGTLIIGMLITKALKLESKTGYLIASGTAICGGSAIAAVSPAINARGEQTALALAVVFVLNSIALVLFPLLGHWFGLSQQTFGMWSAVAIHDTSSVVGAASAYGEEALKIATTLKLARALWIIPVAFISAILFKSESKKITLPYFIFFYCAAILTHHYVPQFESIYHTIFVGAKQLLILALFLIGCGISIQKLKQAGIKPLILGVSLWIIIATSSLIWLILTN comes from the coding sequence ATGTCGTTAAATATATCATTGTTATTTCAAAAAAAATCTTTACCTTTCACTGTATTAGCATTTTTAGCACTAACTCCCTTTTTTAATTCACCTATTGCACTTATCTCTGGGTTTATCCTTTCATTGTTGGGCTTAATTCCCAAAGAGATTAATATTCAAGCTTGGACCAAAAAGTTACTCTCTTATTCCATTATTGGGCTAGGATTTGGTATCAACCTTGACCAAGCCATCTCGGTAACCTCTCATGGCTTAGGCTTAATTGTTAGTACTATCGCCGGCACACTAATCATTGGAATGCTAATAACTAAAGCTTTAAAATTAGAGAGTAAAACGGGTTACTTAATTGCATCAGGCACAGCTATTTGTGGTGGGAGTGCAATAGCGGCAGTTTCTCCAGCAATTAATGCACGAGGTGAACAAACAGCCCTTGCTCTAGCCGTCGTATTTGTACTTAACTCCATAGCATTGGTTCTTTTCCCTTTATTAGGCCATTGGTTTGGTCTTAGCCAACAAACCTTTGGTATGTGGTCAGCAGTTGCAATCCATGACACATCTTCAGTTGTTGGAGCTGCGTCAGCTTATGGTGAAGAAGCCTTAAAAATTGCAACCACATTAAAATTGGCGCGCGCACTATGGATTATCCCTGTTGCATTTATTAGTGCTATTTTATTTAAAAGTGAGAGTAAAAAAATCACCCTACCTTACTTCATCTTTTTTTATTGTGCCGCAATTCTGACTCATCATTATGTACCTCAATTTGAATCTATTTATCACACCATATTCGTTGGAGCCAAACAGTTATTGATCTTAGCCTTATTTCTAATTGGCTGTGGAATTTCAATACAAAAACTCAAACAAGCAGGGATCAAACCATTAATATTAGGCGTATCCTTATGGATTATTATCGCTACATCATCATTAATCTGGTTGATACTGACAAACTAG
- a CDS encoding cold-shock protein gives MSNTNTGTVKWFNEEKGFGFITQDNGGADVFVHFRAIVSDGFKTLAEGQKVSFGVEQGQKGLQAVNVSPL, from the coding sequence ATGTCTAATACAAATACTGGTACTGTTAAGTGGTTTAACGAAGAGAAAGGTTTTGGTTTCATCACTCAAGACAACGGCGGCGCTGACGTATTCGTACATTTCCGTGCAATCGTTTCTGACGGTTTCAAAACTCTAGCTGAAGGCCAAAAAGTATCTTTTGGTGTTGAGCAAGGCCAGAAAGGTCTTCAAGCTGTTAACGTTTCTCCTTTATAA
- the mobB gene encoding molybdopterin-guanine dinucleotide biosynthesis protein B produces MMKTIIGFAGYSGSGKTTLLEKLIPKLKANGIRIGLIKHSHHQIEPDKPGKDSYRLRHAGCDQTLLATKERHMLYFEYPESTRSEPSLNECLQQLDHSQLDLILVEGFRDQAIPKIEIHKQDCQRPKFYLNDNNVIAFVTQDIKNCQLPIPVFNRNNISEISQFILTFYHQNIHS; encoded by the coding sequence ATGATGAAAACAATTATAGGTTTTGCCGGTTATAGCGGTTCTGGAAAAACAACACTATTAGAAAAATTAATTCCTAAGTTAAAAGCAAATGGAATACGAATTGGTTTAATCAAACATAGCCACCATCAAATAGAACCTGATAAACCAGGGAAAGACAGTTACCGACTCCGGCATGCAGGTTGTGATCAAACCTTACTTGCAACTAAAGAACGTCACATGCTCTACTTTGAGTACCCGGAATCAACTAGAAGTGAACCCTCTCTTAATGAATGTCTTCAACAATTAGATCATAGTCAGCTTGATCTTATTCTTGTTGAAGGATTTAGAGATCAGGCAATACCAAAAATAGAAATTCACAAGCAGGATTGTCAGCGTCCAAAATTTTATCTAAATGATAACAATGTAATTGCTTTCGTCACTCAAGATATTAAAAACTGTCAACTCCCCATCCCCGTATTTAATCGAAATAATATTTCAGAAATATCTCAATTTATACTAACGTTTTACCATCAGAATATTCATTCATAA
- a CDS encoding methylglyoxal synthase, which yields MDITTRIMQKNKHIALVAHDNCKIDLIRWTAEHKETLEQHTLYATGTTGYLLEKENKLEITKLISGPMGGDQQLGALISEGKIDLMVFFWDPLNSVPHDPDVKALLRISAVWNIPVATNRATANFLISSPLIKEEVAIEIPDYDSYIQERTK from the coding sequence ATGGATATAACTACCAGAATAATGCAGAAAAACAAACATATTGCGCTTGTTGCTCACGATAATTGCAAAATAGATCTCATTCGTTGGACGGCTGAACATAAAGAGACATTAGAACAGCATACCCTATACGCAACTGGTACCACAGGCTATTTATTAGAGAAAGAGAATAAACTAGAAATTACAAAGTTAATCTCTGGTCCAATGGGTGGCGACCAACAACTCGGTGCGCTTATTTCTGAAGGTAAAATCGATTTAATGGTATTCTTTTGGGACCCGTTAAATTCAGTTCCTCATGATCCAGATGTGAAAGCTTTATTACGTATCTCTGCGGTATGGAATATTCCCGTAGCAACTAACAGAGCAACAGCAAATTTCTTAATTAGTTCGCCGTTAATTAAAGAAGAAGTAGCTATCGAAATTCCAGATTACGATAGCTATATTCAAGAACGTACAAAATAA
- the helD gene encoding DNA helicase IV, with translation MEINASRLASLMSRWDFSKICLNDNQIRLLSSHYILTIPFECWNGDYQLQRGLRWGRVTFRGIDGLSNQDTFTITSLTHFSRQNTQPLEKKIDYRYITDQQAYVVGHQEFNLPDQDENEQYNERMIETSSKVLRSTVYGLPWQQCAEFCQQIDRQYQQWHKTEMSKLDKAYTPLIDLIREWVKPSAYLRSSQLEQLQQQLTAAFIEYNLSFSFALKHDYQRYQPILCWINQPIEAQTIFNRQNQVQLLAQWQPWLDSIESHPLNSSQVDSLLCDEDANLILAGAGSGKTSVLAARAAFLLASEQAEKDQILMLAFGNKAAKELSQRVKEFSQQRVLSCTFHHLAMQIIKEVEGNAVKISSLASDKEQQHVWLSSQLEVTWQQKAKLNRWLKHIKAWPLASLKQNIASEEQLNQKRHDEKLLNFIWRLIMLLVQNGSNKKALQSKIDEQGNEKIEQLRSELELIWPLYKSYLAELKKTQSQDFNTLISLATKYAKSDRFKSPWHYIMVDEYQDISPERLDLIDALCFNKNQQQTASIFAVGDDWQAIYQFAGAKLALTTEFSTRFVNSEIQSLDTTYRFNNMIGEVANLFIQQNPSQLKKVLNSFKQQKKKAISIIEMKKLEQTLQKLPEQSSVLILARNNRQLEQLAVSENQYNHLQIEKMTCHSSKGREAEYVFIIDVDEGIFPPLRQQRGLESVLLSSLESFEFAEERRLFYVALTRAKKQVWLCCDKNKASPFIRELVFNNYNVNCGVRINLK, from the coding sequence ATGGAAATTAATGCGTCACGGTTGGCTTCACTTATGTCTCGTTGGGACTTTTCTAAAATTTGCCTAAATGATAATCAGATCCGTCTTCTCTCCTCTCATTATATATTAACTATTCCATTTGAGTGCTGGAATGGTGATTATCAGTTACAACGAGGCCTTCGTTGGGGACGAGTCACATTTCGTGGTATTGATGGACTGTCGAATCAAGATACATTCACTATCACCTCATTAACGCATTTTAGCCGTCAAAATACTCAACCTTTAGAGAAAAAAATCGATTATCGATATATTACAGATCAACAAGCGTACGTTGTTGGTCATCAGGAATTTAATCTCCCTGATCAGGATGAAAATGAGCAATACAATGAAAGGATGATAGAGACCTCATCAAAAGTATTGAGATCTACTGTTTATGGACTCCCATGGCAACAATGTGCTGAATTTTGTCAACAGATTGATCGACAATATCAACAATGGCATAAAACGGAGATGAGTAAATTAGATAAAGCCTATACCCCGTTAATCGATTTGATCCGAGAGTGGGTAAAGCCCAGTGCCTATTTGCGTTCATCGCAATTAGAACAGTTACAGCAACAGTTAACTGCGGCATTCATTGAGTATAATCTTTCGTTTAGTTTTGCATTAAAACATGATTATCAACGTTATCAGCCGATATTATGCTGGATAAATCAACCGATTGAAGCTCAAACAATATTTAACCGTCAAAACCAAGTTCAACTTTTAGCACAATGGCAACCCTGGCTAGATAGCATTGAGTCTCACCCGCTAAATTCTTCGCAGGTTGATTCTTTGTTATGTGATGAGGATGCTAATCTTATTTTAGCGGGTGCAGGATCAGGAAAAACAAGTGTGTTAGCCGCAAGGGCTGCATTCCTATTAGCCTCTGAACAAGCTGAAAAAGATCAAATTTTAATGTTAGCTTTTGGTAATAAGGCGGCAAAAGAGTTATCGCAACGGGTAAAAGAGTTTAGTCAGCAGCGTGTGTTGTCTTGTACATTCCACCATTTAGCGATGCAGATCATTAAAGAGGTGGAGGGGAATGCGGTAAAAATTTCTTCATTAGCGAGTGATAAAGAACAGCAGCATGTTTGGTTATCATCACAGCTTGAAGTTACTTGGCAACAAAAAGCCAAACTCAATCGGTGGCTAAAACATATTAAAGCCTGGCCGTTAGCAAGCTTGAAGCAAAATATTGCATCCGAAGAGCAGCTGAATCAGAAGCGGCATGATGAGAAATTACTCAATTTCATTTGGCGATTAATCATGCTTTTAGTTCAAAATGGATCTAATAAAAAAGCGTTACAAAGTAAAATTGATGAACAAGGTAATGAAAAAATTGAACAATTAAGAAGTGAACTGGAATTAATTTGGCCGCTTTACAAAAGTTATCTTGCCGAACTCAAAAAAACACAAAGCCAAGATTTTAATACCTTAATTAGCTTAGCAACTAAATATGCCAAAAGTGACCGATTTAAGTCTCCTTGGCACTATATTATGGTCGATGAATATCAAGACATATCGCCTGAACGTTTGGATTTGATTGATGCGCTCTGTTTTAATAAAAACCAGCAACAAACCGCTTCTATTTTTGCGGTAGGTGATGACTGGCAAGCCATTTATCAATTTGCAGGAGCTAAACTCGCTTTAACGACTGAGTTTTCGACTCGTTTTGTTAATAGTGAAATTCAATCTCTAGATACGACTTATCGTTTTAATAATATGATTGGAGAGGTTGCTAATCTTTTCATTCAACAAAATCCTAGTCAGTTAAAGAAAGTATTAAATAGTTTTAAGCAGCAGAAGAAAAAAGCGATCTCAATTATTGAGATGAAAAAATTAGAGCAGACATTACAAAAATTGCCAGAACAGAGTTCAGTTTTGATTTTAGCACGTAATAATCGACAGTTAGAACAACTTGCTGTCAGCGAAAACCAGTATAATCATCTACAGATTGAAAAAATGACCTGTCACAGCAGTAAAGGCAGAGAGGCTGAATATGTTTTTATTATTGATGTTGATGAAGGGATTTTCCCACCATTAAGACAGCAACGAGGCTTAGAATCCGTACTATTATCTTCGTTGGAATCATTTGAGTTTGCTGAGGAGCGTCGGCTTTTTTATGTCGCTTTGACTCGAGCAAAAAAGCAAGTTTGGCTCTGTTGTGATAAAAATAAAGCTTCTCCTTTTATTCGGGAATTGGTTTTTAATAATTATAACGTCAATTGTGGGGTGAGAATTAATCTCAAATAG